A DNA window from Streptomyces sp. CA-278952 contains the following coding sequences:
- a CDS encoding class I SAM-dependent RNA methyltransferase codes for MQNEPTSSLVGEEYEVEVGPVAHGGHCIARTAGNQVLFVRHTLPGEKIIAKVTDGDTDSRFLRADAVRIIEPSKDRVEAPCPYAGPGLCGGCDWQHAKPGAQRRLKGEVIAEQLLRLAGLTPEEAGWDGTVMPAEGDKLPAGEVPAWRTRVQYAVDADGRAGLRKHRSHDVQPIDRCLIAAPGVSELGVEKREWPQIAGVEAITATGSNDRQVILTPKPGGRLPLVELDKPVSVLRVDENDGGVHRVHGRAFVRERADDRTYRVGSGGFWQVHPQAANTLVRAVMQGLLPRKNDTALDLYCGVGLFAGAIGQRLGEKGAVLGIESGKRAVEDARHNLKDLDRVRIEHGKVDQVLPRTGITECDLIVLDPPRAGAGKQVVKHLSGLGARKIAYVACDPAALARDLAYFRDGEYKVRTLRAFDLFPMTHHVECVAILEPIAKGA; via the coding sequence ATGCAGAACGAACCCACGTCGTCGCTGGTCGGGGAGGAGTACGAGGTCGAGGTCGGGCCCGTCGCACACGGCGGTCACTGCATCGCCCGCACCGCCGGGAACCAGGTGCTCTTCGTACGCCACACGCTCCCCGGCGAGAAGATCATCGCCAAGGTCACCGACGGCGACACGGACTCCCGCTTCCTGCGGGCCGACGCGGTACGGATCATCGAGCCGTCCAAGGACCGCGTCGAGGCACCCTGCCCGTACGCCGGCCCCGGCCTGTGCGGCGGCTGCGACTGGCAGCACGCCAAGCCGGGCGCGCAGCGCCGCCTCAAGGGCGAGGTCATCGCCGAGCAGCTCCTGCGGCTGGCGGGCCTGACCCCCGAGGAGGCCGGCTGGGACGGCACGGTCATGCCGGCCGAGGGCGACAAGCTCCCCGCGGGCGAGGTGCCGGCCTGGCGCACCCGTGTCCAGTACGCCGTCGACGCCGACGGCCGCGCGGGCCTGCGCAAGCACCGCTCGCACGACGTCCAGCCGATCGACCGCTGCCTGATCGCCGCGCCGGGCGTCTCGGAGCTCGGCGTCGAGAAGCGCGAATGGCCCCAGATCGCCGGGGTGGAGGCCATCACCGCCACCGGCTCCAACGACCGCCAGGTCATCCTCACCCCGAAGCCCGGCGGCAGGCTCCCCCTCGTCGAACTCGACAAGCCGGTCTCCGTGCTCCGCGTCGACGAGAACGACGGCGGCGTCCACCGCGTCCACGGCCGCGCCTTCGTCCGCGAGCGCGCCGACGACCGCACCTACCGCGTCGGCTCCGGCGGCTTCTGGCAGGTCCACCCGCAGGCGGCCAACACCCTGGTCCGCGCGGTCATGCAGGGCCTGCTGCCCCGCAAGAACGACACCGCCCTCGACCTCTACTGCGGCGTCGGCCTGTTCGCCGGCGCCATCGGCCAGCGCCTCGGCGAGAAGGGCGCGGTCCTCGGCATCGAGTCCGGCAAGCGCGCGGTCGAGGACGCCCGCCACAACCTGAAGGACCTGGACCGGGTCCGCATCGAACACGGCAAGGTCGACCAGGTCCTGCCCCGCACCGGCATCACGGAGTGCGACCTGATCGTCCTGGACCCGCCGCGCGCCGGCGCGGGCAAGCAGGTCGTCAAGCACCTGTCCGGGCTGGGCGCACGCAAGATCGCCTACGTGGCCTGCGACCCGGCGGCGCTGGCACGGGACCTGGCGTACTTCCGGGACGGGGAATACAAGGTGCGGACGCTGAGGGCGTTCGACCTGTTCCCGATGACGCACCATGTGGAGTGCGTGGCGATTCTGGAACCCATCGCAAAGGGTGCCTGA
- a CDS encoding IS3 family transposase encodes MGSAGDSYDNALAENLWMLIKTECIRGRTFATRAEADLALFEYVDGFCNSRCTQKRLGYLSPIEFEEGHSADQATAKRTNPSPVTPS; translated from the coding sequence ATGGGATCGGCCGGGGACAGTTACGACAACGCCCTCGCGGAGAATCTGTGGATGCTGATCAAGACGGAGTGCATCCGCGGCCGGACCTTCGCCACCAGGGCCGAGGCCGACCTCGCACTCTTCGAGTACGTCGACGGCTTCTGTAACTCCCGGTGCACCCAGAAACGGCTTGGCTACCTCAGCCCGATCGAGTTCGAGGAGGGGCACTCCGCCGACCAGGCAACGGCCAAACGAACGAACCCGAGCCCCGTCACTCCCTCCTGA